A single region of the Anaerostipes rhamnosivorans genome encodes:
- the spoIIIAA gene encoding stage III sporulation protein AA: MEYTSEIYHILPRSVRGLMLKSGLKPDQLQEIRLRIHQPVIIRYENKEYFLSTGGKLTSSHHFVHVLTREELKQMMEYISNYSLYAYEDQLRQGFLTVKGGHRVGIAGKVSIEDGEIRTMKHITFLNIRVAHEVIGCAESVFKLCTEHGHLLPVLIVSPPGRGKTTLLRDMIRLASDGGETVGVVDERSEIAASYMGVPQNKVGIRTDVMDGCPKSEGMMMLVRSMAPNVIAVDEIGKKEDVDAMLYSAYCGCTLMATIHGKDMEELKKVPYVGEMIQRKVFQRYIVLSEQGDAGSVKEVLNEEGVKLYG, from the coding sequence GGGGACTGATGCTAAAGAGCGGTTTAAAGCCAGATCAGCTGCAGGAAATCAGGCTGAGGATCCATCAGCCGGTGATCATCCGCTATGAAAATAAAGAGTATTTTTTGTCAACTGGCGGAAAGCTCACTTCCAGCCATCATTTTGTACATGTTCTCACAAGGGAAGAATTAAAACAGATGATGGAATATATCAGCAATTACTCCCTTTATGCCTATGAAGACCAGTTGAGACAGGGATTTTTGACGGTCAAAGGAGGACACCGGGTGGGGATTGCGGGCAAAGTCTCCATTGAGGACGGTGAGATTAGGACGATGAAGCATATTACATTCCTAAACATCCGGGTGGCCCATGAGGTCATCGGCTGTGCGGAGTCTGTGTTTAAACTCTGCACAGAACATGGACATCTTCTGCCGGTGCTGATCGTATCGCCGCCGGGCAGGGGAAAGACAACGCTTCTAAGAGATATGATCCGTTTGGCATCAGACGGCGGAGAGACTGTGGGTGTGGTGGATGAGCGCAGTGAGATCGCAGCTTCCTATATGGGAGTGCCGCAGAATAAGGTGGGTATCCGCACAGATGTCATGGACGGATGTCCAAAATCAGAGGGTATGATGATGCTGGTGCGTTCGATGGCTCCCAATGTGATCGCTGTAGATGAGATAGGAAAAAAAGAGGATGTGGATGCCATGCTGTACAGTGCCTACTGCGGCTGTACCCTGATGGCGACCATCCATGGAAAAGATATGGAGGAATTAAAAAAGGTGCCGTATGTAGGGGAAATGATTCAAAGAAAAGTGTTTCAGCGTTATATTGTGCTCAGTGAACAGGGAGACGCAGGGTCGGTCAAAGAAGTATTAAATGAGGAGGGGGTGAAGCTGTATGGTTAA